In Gossypium hirsutum isolate 1008001.06 chromosome D01, Gossypium_hirsutum_v2.1, whole genome shotgun sequence, the genomic window CACACCAAAATGTTCTCAAAAGGCTGCTCCGGAAACCACAGTAAGTATTATATAAGTCGCTTGTTTTGTCCATAATACACTTGATTTGTATCTTTCAGTACGTAGTTCATCCAACTGCTTGCTTAGCCTTTTGTCTTGTAACTACAGCATTTGGTATCATATTGTTATGCATGCTACTTTCAACATAGTTAATTTGATTGAAGGGATATGACCTACTGATTCCACAGAATACATTGATATTGCTGATCTTCTTAGATGTAAATTTATAAACTATATAATTCTTTCCAAGGTCATTGGAGTAATGAAATAGGTCCACGGATAAAAAGAGCATAGCATATATGATTCAACTTTAGATTCCCACTTTTTTTCTTCGTAGCACTCAttatattttatagattatttgaattattcgttGATAATGTGTTTGCCGAGATCTTTTTCTGTACTGTATATTTGCTCAATGCTCTAATATAAGTTTTGACTCGATGATGTGCAGGACCTCTGAGCCAGGCCCTTCAGCTTCAGGTGCGTAAAATTTGATTGCATGCTTGTTAACATCCTTAGTTCTATATGTTATCATGGGTTAACATGTTAGGCTTAATAGAAGTAGTTCACTAATGTGTGAGCTTCATTTCATTGATTTGCCGTTCTTATCCTACGAGGACTGGAATTGGCATCATCCCTGCttgaattggttttttttttattttttgataccatgcttgaattggttaatttgacTGAAATTAAAGCAGTTATACATGGATAAAGATGATATCCATCACTTGTTCCTATACTTGGAAACTGAAACTATAGGTTTTTTGCCAATTTGCGCATGGAATTAAGAATTATCTCAAAGAATATCGTTGGGGAGGGTTGATTCTGAAATATTAATAAGACATCAGCATCCATTTCTTATATCGGTGCTTGGATATGGGCAGGTTCTTCTTCGACTACTTGTGCTTACGATGTGTACTGTTTCGGAAAGGTATTATTAGAGCTTATAACAGGCAAGCTTGGTATTGGTAAGGCAGAAGATGCATCTACAAAGGAGTGGCTTGAGCAATCCTTGCCTTGCATCAGTATATATGAAAAGGAATTGGTGACTAAGATCATGGATCCATCCTTGATAGTAGATGAGGATCTATTGGAGGAGGTATGGGCCATGGCAATCGTGGCAAGGTCATGCCTTAACCCCAAGCCTTCTAAACGACCCTCAATGAAGCATATTCTTAAAGCATTGGAAAACCCTTTGAAAGTAGTAAGAGAGGAGAGTTTCAGCTCCGCAAGGCTAAGAACAACATCGTCTAGGCAATCTTGGGGTTCTGCCTTCTTTGGTAGTTGGCGACAGAGCTCATCAGAGAGTGCCACCATCCCAGGCCACCAAAACAGAGAGGGTTTCAGTGGTTTTAGGCAGGCAGGTAGACTAGGTTCTCATGGCAGCGATGGAATTGAACACTCATCTTCACGTAAAAGGTTGTCGAATGAAGTTTTCCCTGAACCCATGGAAATGCAAGACATGGAGATGTTAGATGAAAACTAACAGATAATCCTTACTGGTTGAAGTGCCTGCTCAACCATTGTACCCAAcagtgtttttcttttctaattgtGCACTACAGCTATTATTTTATGAGGATACTTGCAGCCAGCAGGTGATCCAACCTGATTCAGATAAACTGGCTGAGCTGATACATCCCTTGGCTTAATGAAAATAGCGGAAGTCAGCCATGAAAAAGAAGAGAGCAAGAGCCCCGATTGTATCCAGCAAGATTCTTTCATACATTCAAAAGCTCAAAAGCTTGTTTGCAGTCGATTGTTACAAGAAGCAGAATTTTTTTCATTGTAATTGCCTTTTTTCTCACATACTGAACATGGAGAGTGTACAATTGTAACAGGTTAGGACCCCTTGCAGATTTATTAAGTTTACATTTTGTTAGTAGCAATCAAAGAAACACATTAACTGTATTCTTCCATTTGAGAAATCGGATTCAAACATTTGGCATCCCAGTAAAATCTCAACACATTAACCGCTTGCATTTCAATAACTACAGTACACTAAAAGCCCTAGAAAGCTGCTTCATTTTAGCTGCGTCAAGCTCAGCCAATCAACTAGAAAAGACTACTTCCTAGTCAAAGCAATTGGAGAACAAAATTCATAAGAAAAATGAATCACATCAGACTGTTGGTAAAGTACCCGAGAGATTCCACCATTTTTTACTAGAAACTTATCTTAGAGGTCTAGTAAAAAGCTTGCATCATTTTATAGCATAATATCTTGCTCATGGCTGTGGAATACTTGTATGCTAGAGTCTAAAAACTATGCTATgcagtaaagaaaaataaaaaaaaaaagaataacaaaaGAGGAAACCGGAACAGAAACAACCATGCGGTAAATGGAACATGGGGAGCCAAACCTcatgtttcttttattttgtctCTCCCAAGATCCTCTCTGATACAATTGATAGTCGAATATCCAAGATCATTCAAAAAGTTTAGCTAACTATGAGATGCAAACTTGGTTGCCTAAACAAACAATAATGGCGCAAACCTTACGTGGCTGTCTTTAGCTCTCCTGAATCAGCAGTAGCATAAAGGGGGTGAAGGACATGTCCTTCCTTGGGTTCAACATGTACCCATTTGCGCCCGCTAAGCTTATGCATCTCGAATTTCACACAACCTTCCTTTAGGGCATAGAGAGTATGATCTTTCCCAATCCCAACATAGTTTCCAGGATGGAAACGAGTTCCTCGTTGACGAACTATAATGTTTCCAGGAATCACCCTCTGCCACAACAAtgcaaaatcttcatatcatatCTATTATTACTAAATGGACGCATTTGAATTTGGATCATCCACTGACCTCGCCACCAAACTTCTTCACCCCAAGATTCTTGGGTTTTGAATCTCTTCCATTCTTAGTTGATCCAGCAGTTTTTTACTAGCCCACCGCCTAAGCATCAAACTTAAGCCAGAAGATCCATCTAAGCCACAAATAAATGAGGATAAGTTCCATGAAATTAGCTCAaagaatttaataaatattaaaagcaATCAAAACAGCTCATTTCAACGAAGCATACCCGTGATTGTGCCATACACAGGAGCGCTGGTAACTAGCTCCTTCACGCTTATCCTTTTGCAGAAGGTTGTTGTAATGTTAAACATATCTAATATCCGTAATCAAATACACCTTGAAGAGAAATCAAATAACATGATTTTCATCAAATATTAAGTAGTACAAAGAAATCAAATTCCCGAGCTACTTAAGAACATAAAAACCATCAATCGATCAAAGCGAAATGACTGGGGGAAATTTGAGGGCTTTCACAATAGATATAAAGGGTTGTACCTGTCTCCTAATGTGATAGGATTGGATCGATCGTCTAATTCATCAATTGCGGATCtttttctagggttttttttttccttttcttctcttGGTATAAAGTaattatcaaacaaattttataaacTCCTATAAATCATTCAGGAAAGCCAGCTTGCTCTAACAACATATAATCCAAGCaaaagttcaaaatttaaaaGGCAAAGTTTAGTAAGCTCAGACAATACTGAACCAGATAGATCCTTAAATGATTGAATACACTGATATTGTTTTATGATTGTGCAATTTGTACAGCaaattaataagaaaattatAGATGGGGACCgaatcaaataaaagaaaagccCAAAAAAGGATCATGAAATACAAGAGATATATTTTGAAAACACCCACAATTTCCATCCATTCAACAATGTCTAACTTACTCAAAGTACAAGAGAAAATTACTAAAACCAAACTGACCTCAAATCTCAAAGTGTTTAGCAGCTTTAGCTAACAATGGTTGAGCACTGGAAAAAAGGTTGCTTCATGTACCAGTTGGATGGCAGAGTAGCGGCGGCGAAGTGGTAGCAAAGGGGCAGCACACTATTTCAGCTTCTGGGGGTTTTTTTTCTTAGGTTAGAAATTGAAGTTTTGAA contains:
- the LOC107922305 gene encoding LOW QUALITY PROTEIN: 50S ribosomal protein L27 (The sequence of the model RefSeq protein was modified relative to this genomic sequence to represent the inferred CDS: inserted 1 base in 1 codon), whose amino-acid sequence is MFNITTTFCKRISVKELVTSAPVYGTITDGSSGLSLMLRRWASXKTAGSTKNGRDSKPKNLGVKKFGGERVIPGNIIVRQRGTRFHPGNYVGIGKDHTLYALKEGCVKFEMHKLSGRKWVHVEPKEGHVLHPLYATADSGELKTAT